The genome window ttacattaaagaatACTATTACACTCTACAAgagaaaattaatacagaaagaTTTCTTAGAAATGTAGCTGTAGTTTTCTATTGTTTTCAGAAGTCAAACTTTGAAATTCTAAAGTTTTTGCTTTTCaggtaacattaataattaacccTAAAAACAGCTTAAAAGGTTGCTTTCCATTTTCAGGAATTATTCTTTAGTCTGGTTTTCTCAAAGATAAGACTGTTCACCTGATATTTCAGCTACTTacaatgtatgtaaaataataatgtatcaaACAGTCATAGTTTTAACACAAAGTATGAAGTGTATGTCAAAATGAAAAACTTCCAATTTTTCAATACACAAACAAATACTAGCACCAGCGCAAGTGGGGTATTACAAGGTCATTAGCCACAAGAAGCTTATCAGTCACCATGATTACAGTGCAGATGAAAGTTCAATATGTTTTACAGCTTGATAAGTTTGAGCTACTTACACTTGTTAGGTATGAATACAGTTGTGTACTCAATGAAGAACcatcacacaaaaataacatgaaTAGATTTGACCATTACCAAATTCTAGTTAACTAGTCCAATAACTAGTTAGTTTATCTTCTATGATGAAGCTATGTTTCATATTTTGGAAAAAGTACTTTGGCATAATGTTTGAATATGGGGGAACTAAACCTTCACATGTTGTAATGGAACATTAACATGTTAGTCCAAAAGTTAATGTGTGGTGTGTAATTGGACAAGACAGAGTTATTGGTCCCTTCCTTTTTGTTGCAAAAACTGTTATGGGAAATAATTCATGTAAAGGGCTTTACCAGTTAGACTGAGAATGTGCCAAAATCGTGTGGGatatctaaacaaaatatttcgtcAATGATGAGAAGAGTGGATATTCTGCCTCCACAGTCTGTAGATCTTACCcctatggaattttattttgtaggattatataaatatacaaatgtttttttgttcaaataagatatatataaataagatatatatgtatatagataagatatataaataagtccattaaaaaaaaaaaatgcatcacAGAAAGTGTTTCATCTATTACACTGAATGTTCTTTGTCATGTGTGGGAAAAGATTAAATATCATTTTGATTTCTATAGGATAAGCAAAGGAGCTTCTGAAACAAAGTCTATTGAAGAGGTAAGGTTCTTGAAGAGTTTCTCTTCATTTTGATTTATACTTCATATCTTTCTACCTTGTTCCAAAACCATGTTTGAAACctcttctttattttatgaacacATAGTACTTTTCACAGGAAAGCAAGCTCCCttattataataagttaaaaaaatataaaatataatattgtaactcAGTattaaaatgtggaaaaaaaatttcattacagcaTTAGAACATAAATAACGACTGTTAATTCTAACTAGATGTAGAATTTTGTGAgttaaaaaaatggaacaaatctgaaacaatgaaagaaacataACAATATTTAAGAACAGCACATTTTTATCTGTACCAgataaattttggataaaattactgctggttactgaaaataaaaattactgattttattaaaaacataatacccaaatacttgaaatttcaaattaaatcccTAAATGTGTAATACAAAGGATCAAGTGTTGTTAAttctttcatatattaaaaatatattttcacagtgtctctggataaaaatattttaaaaaatacatataataataataataattctttattccataatacatataagaatgtttttacaatatacagtaacatataactatgataactgaaaattatattgtGTGTTATTTTTGCTTGTTACAGTACACATACTGATTTGTGTAGATGCTTGTAAGATTAAATAGAAATGGCTCCCTGATCAATCCCTTCTTCATCTTGATTATAGGCCCCCTTTAGCTAATTCCATCAACTGTTCAGCAAAGGTAAGAAACTAAACAGACAacccaaaattttatatttttgtgttactGAAAAGTACTTCATCCAGCCtgattccatttttaaaatcttagtctcatgaaattattaatttgtattgaaaTAAACCTTGATATTGctaccatttaaaataattacatttgatGTTAGataatttcatcagtaaatttattgatataatttaatccTCAAACTTTGggttcttttaaaactaaaaaaaataaactattttaggaAGCTGTTGTTTGAGATCCttgattctttaataatataaatgaaatcatgATTTTTGGATATTATCGGGCTTCAGTTCATGGAAATACTGAAGGAAAAAttgtactaaatacaaaaaaaaattctttattcaaaAACAGATGCTGTACTGAaacattactaatattttaattgtgaacAAATGAGATATTTGTATgagtaatatttattctgaaaatatcaaacaattaCTGCTACATGATTTtccacaatatttatttataaatgatacatataatttataagttcTTCCCAAAaaagctgatttgaaagtcaagagttccagcattcaagtcctagtaaaggcagtacttttatacagatttgaatactagatcgtggatactggtgttctttggtggttgggtttaaattaaccacacatctcaggagtggtcgaactgagactgtacaagactacacttcatttacattcatacatatcatcctcagaagtaaagTCTGTAAATCTCTCTCCACCGTCTGGTGATTCTGAAGGctgaatagaaaaagaaagataaggtTGACTAGTAATGCAGTCTCGACTTTCTCCAACATAAGCTTCTATTTTCATTGTACACACTGCTTTATCTTGTAAGATAACCATCACATCACAAACATGCGAATTTCACAGATCAGTTGTTGCTATACttcaacatttacaaaaaaaaaaataaatagataaaaatattaatagatcaGCCGAAcgaaatacagtttaaaatttattaagaatattaatagttaaaataactattaaaagtattataatgtgATAAAgagttttttatagtttaataataataagtaaagtgTACTATTAAAGAAGCGAgtcaaattaaattatcataattttttcattacagtaCTGTATGAAGTCTGACAAATTGTGTGTAGTTATTATTTCCTGACAAGAGAGGGGACTATTACACataagatttcaaaaatattttatggtaataACACCATACAAAAGTCTTGGTCTCCAATTTCTTGCATATacccagaagtaagaaggccttcTGTATTAGAAATGTACTgcttgctacgttccgtagctagaATGTCAATGGGTTTAATGCCAGCAATTACAGAGACTGCCTCTCTCGAGACTgttctgtagccaccgacaacagctaacagtagaagacgctgggctcgcaaaagaatgttcctataacattggaattgcaAACGATGAGAGCCCAGACGACCGCGgcatacaacattatggcctcacagacacctttataaagaatggtacgataattcaacccccaattggGATGGATGACCCTACAGACATCAAAGAAGGCATTGATGCTGCCTCAATCTTTGCAACAAACTGGAGACgctccttgaattgaagcctctcatcaaggataacacccagatacttctgaacggtaacataTCCAATCAGAAGGCTGTCCATCGCAACCTGTGGGTGATGGGTTGCAGCTAGACGAACTTTAAGAAGCATCATAGTGATTTTCTCCGCACtaaaaaccatcttatgctgaagactccacaacctgagAACCTTACATGCCTACGTCACTCTGAGCCCTATCTCGGCACACGAGTTGCCCTCAACCAGCAGCAACCCATCATTGGCATAAGGGTTTGGGAGAAATTTTTTTGGGGTAGGAGGGGGCAGGTGATTTGTATGTTGTCAAAAATAGGGtcggacattttttttttggggggctaTTTTGGGTCAGGAGTCAGATAGGTTAAGAATGGCGTGAAACGCCTAGAAACGGAAGGATTTGGCCGAGCGaggattttttttggggggtattttttgggattttttgggtCGGGGGTCAGGAGATAGCAGAGACCTGGATTGATGGAGACCCGGAGGGGGGTTTTGGTCTGGGACAAACAGGGagtcagaaaaaaaagaaaaactgatctCCCTTATAATTTTCTTGGCGAGGACTTGGAATATTTTTCACCtcaaagatgaaaaatttacaaattcctTGCTTACTTCAATTGTGTGATACTCTTGCACAGTCTTGTAGTTTAACTTAGAATAAATCTAACTAAATCATTTGGTTAAATACATCCAACTCCTGTGTTATAGCATAGGAAATATCTTAATATCCAATCAGTTCATTGTCCAAATTTCACCAAATTTTATGTCCATGTCCATTAATCTTCCACCAACAAAATTCAATCCACTAATTCAAGAAAATCAccaaaaatacctaaaaaaatgcAGAGCAAAAACTACACATGTTAGGAACTAAACCTAGAAACAGACTGAATTTCAATTTTGCTAAATTACTTGTCCAAGCTGACAACTATAGTATAGAAAgctatttctataataatatgaaaatgtattatttggtATCACTATCAATAGCTTCTACACACATAGACCTACTTTAcagtaaaagttacaaatattcaTGTAAGAATGCTTTGAAATATTTGTAGTTGTTTACTTAAATGTaaactacaattttattgtagaatatgtatataatatgtaaatttaattgttaactagaatatattataatagatcaactaatcaaatatataattggtatattaataatgatattgtATAGGCtacatgtactttttatttaacaaatttacttttcttatatttcataattaatcaattaaaaataactattcaagTGTTTTAaggtttagtttaaaaaataaataaaacatactgatACTAATAATgtctttttgtttcattaattaaactaatttaataattttactaaaagtaaatagattataTGTAACCTGAacctaataaaagtttaattaattataattttttttaaatgttagccattgttaagtaatataaattataaattgtgtaGCAGttgtattaaaacagattttattattataaaatcaattctaTGATAAGAATATGATAAGAACATTAGTTGTGTACTGATTTAGTGATAAGATAATGAGATAGTATTCAGTGAGATCTAATAAAAGAATTGGTAAATAATGGTATAGAAATGGAGAAATGcgaaacatttataatttaatattattatttttcataactgttgtaatatttacaGAAACTTTAAGAACAAGGAAGACTAGAATACCTCGTATCAATGTTCGGAGATACACTAGAAAAAGGGTTACAAGAGCAACTAAGCCTGTTATTAAAAGAGGTacaagaattattttgtaatttaaattgcaCAACTTATTAAGTGATATTACAAATGTAgggtattgaaatatattatatagagtAGGTCCATTCCCAGGAGTTGAGGCGCCTGGGTCAAAGATAGCTGAGGTGCATTCCGCCACTGCAAATTCACCAAGtaatgtaaatattgaaatttgggTGCTAAACAGATGTAATTGAAGATAAACTGAAAGTGAAAAATGAGAAacacattttgtaaatatatagtcAATGgtggatataaatattatatgatttaacTGTTTGAGCACTaacctttaaaataaagttttaataaaacatttacatacTATTCGCATTTAAATTggagaataaacttttttttagtctatatgcAGTAGGTAGTTTTGTGTTTTtcggtttaaaaatttaagtgataTGTATCAGTTTTGACAACTCAAGAGGAGGTGCCTAACAGCAACCCTGTAACACAGTGCCTAGGGAGCTTGACCTCTACTTAGCTTTAAATGTTAGAAATGGTTTAACCAAGTTGCATTAAATTTGGTGCACTAGTTTTGCTATAAAGTGGAAATGattcttttagataaaaaaaaaaagattggataaTTGTGGcaagaaatattatgtataaatacagAACTTGATGGTTTTTCTAGTGTTGGTTGGCTTATTGAAAAAAAgcattcaatataataaaacaattttcagaaatagtattgttaaaaatttactctaaaatttttttaatgtgtcttcacataaaaaaaaattattttcatttatttttataacttttttaatctacgaacttcaatttcttttctaaataagCTGCTATGAGAGGGTGAAAAGAGTTTTCAATTCGTACCTGAGGTTACGTGGTTATACAATTCCAATCCTTAAAATTAGTAActctataactttttaatttttcaacctattagctgaaatttttaattatttttctttaaaagacaTAGTATCAGGttgacacaatttaaaaattttttcagaagcTAGGATGTATCGAAGTActaccattctttttttttcttgaaataaatgaGCCTAGATTTACCCAGTAAACATTTAACTTATGTGTCTTCACAGCAGATGCAAAATTTACTATATAGCTCTACAAATATCAGCAAGGTTAGACCGATATCCACagattaaaaaatgaaggaaaaggaGTGGGTGTTTAGAAAGGATGGTCTATTTTTGAAGCACTGCTTTACAGTAAAATAACGACTAAGGTAGGTCAACGTCCTCCATGCAGAAGTGTTCATACTAAGCCCTTGGGAAGCCTGAGGAATTGGGCAAGCCCTTGGGAATtcagagaatttttttctaaacagatGAGCCAGCCCATTATTACTGATTCAAAATTTTGCGTCAGTCAACTTAAATATACACTGTAACAAGAATTACTATTCTTTCAGAAAATTAAACAGGCATTCAAGAATAGATTAAAATCCTTTCTCATCCCTAGAATAATGTGACATAGAGAAGTATCCAGttgaattatttactgtttagCCAGATCTCCACTGgagataaatactttattaagagGAATTCTGTTTTGACCTCTCActttgaagcatttttttttaattagggatTGTctggatgaaaataattttcaacctgAATCGCtagaaaaagattgaaatttaaaataatcatattttgttcagaataatgAACAttgaggtatttttatttttttaaattgtcattaaCCACTAAAGTCATtaatcgttaatttaaaaaaaaagaataacagcacaagattgattttttgttaatttttataaggttttattGATACAACAACCCATTCTACATCTTTTACTCttcttttgttaagaaaataattaagatcataaatgtaatacaataaatataagttaatatcGTATATGTAACTTTTTGTCTCTACTACACAAACTGAAAAACAATAGGCATAGACCATTAGATGTTTGTCATTTGTTTCCCTAATGGATCTTGTATTTGCGGTTTTACTCATTTCACAGTTATGTGAAACGTTCTcagattacaaaaaacttttctctttctctaaattttgtgttaaaattttattaatttgatattaccCTAGGCAGTTTTTAGCTATTTCTTATATTCTATATCatgaattcatttaaaacataTCTATATGAATTGGTAAATAATCTATCTCTCAGTGCAAAGTTCTAAATTCAAATCCAGGTATGATTATGATTTGAACCCGGGTTGATCACATTAGgcagagtatttattttatataaaattcaatttcatacaAGGAGTGACTGAAATGTATTGCACAGGCATCCATAACTCGTAAATTAATGTActagtcaaatgaaacaaatatgtcataaaagtaaattttatttgatgtaaaaacttacatttattttttctcacaGTCACGATTTACGGTACACATTTCTACCAACAGTGAACCAATTTTCTCATTCCATTTATGAAGAATGCTGATGATCTTTCTTTGTTGATGACTTCACTACCTCCTTTATCATCCTTGGTAAAATGAAAAcctttaatattaatctttaattgttAATGGAAGTGGGGTGCTTTATTCCGGCTTGTCAATCACAGAAACTGGTTGATCACTATGACATTCATCCATAATTTTCACTTTACTGGTTTCTGAAGCATAAATTTTATCGCCCACCTACAgtactttgatcaacagtttcatcacgATAAACAGCTTTTGGACAATAATGAATGCCACTTGTGTTTACTTTTTCTGCTATTAAAGATTCAATCACTAAAAGCTGTATCAGATGTATTGACATACGCGATTCCATaaaatatggatttgaatgttagaagtAGAGAGTGAAACTCTAAGATGGCATCACATTTGCTTTTTGTGGCATTTTATTCTTCTGTTGCATTCTTGAGTCCATTTCATTTCAGCTGCTCCTCGTATGTAAGTTTTATTGGATTTCAGGCTTTTGttgcaaaagaaataaataagctTCTGGAACTATTAATAAAAGACAGACTTGTCTTATAGTGTTGTACTTCTGTTAGCATTCTAAGCATAAATAAGACACCACTAGCAAAGAATCACTGGGAACTATTCTATTGATAGTGATATAATGGTAAACAAAGTGTAACATCTGctgaataataaatgataaacataattattatttctaagtcCAGTATTTTAAAGCAAAAGTAATAGATGCTAACTACACTTACAGATGGTTTATACCATAAGCCATTCACATTATTAACCtttgttgcttattttttaaattaatatataataatttactgcCACCATGAACAGAAGCTTATGTGCCCTTGAAATATTACTGGTAGGCAAATAGTCCTTGATACTACACGAAAAACTTCACTTAGCAAGAAACCCCCCCACggcaataaaaatacatgaataatttataacaaaagctTTGTTATACGTTGTAGAAAGAAAGCTTTGTTTCCTTATCCCTACACAAATgggattacatatatttttaatacaaactacATTTTAAGAATGATTAAAGATGATGGAAGTAGAAAATACTGCAActcattctaataaaaaaataatgtgctaATTAATGTACTTATGAGACTAatccaaatataataataaatatattcccaAAGGAaggttattaaaaagaattaaataaaatgttaagtaattaaGCAATATTGAGACTACATTGTTTATTTGCtgcaatgaaaaattaattaatttaattcgatttgtcattaacaaaattaattaaagattacaaTGGGATTAATAACTGACTGAGTAGCATATTACAGATCTACTAGAtcttgaataccggtgttctttagtggttgggtttcaattaacacacatttcaggaacagttgacctgagactgtacaagactacacttcaattacattcatacatatcctcattcatcctctgaagtaatactttatgatggttccagaagctaaacagaaaaagagagtattAGAGAAGTTCTTCAATTAGAAtctacaaaaatttgtatttatgtgaatattaatctgaattttattttgttttacagaaaaagaaagaccatTATCCTTCTCTGGAATAAGTTATGAGTATGATAAAAAGAAACTGACAAAACAAATAGACGAGTGGGTAAACAGTAAACCTATAGTTTATTCACCAGCAAGAGCAATAATTGTACCGCATGCGGATTTAAGACTATGTGGTAATATTACTGGAAATGCTTTTAGAcaaattgataaaacaataataaaaagagtatTCTTAATAGGACCATCACATTATTTTCAGTTTCAAGAAGGCAGATTGACTCCTTCGTTGTATTATCAAACACCATTTAATAGCATCGAAATTGATACAGaggtttattcaaaattaataaaaactggtcATTTTATGTACATGGATGAAGCACAAGATGAATTAGAACATAGTTTAGAAAATGTGCTTCCATTTTTAGGAAGAGTGATGGGTAGACGTCATTTTAAATTGGTACCGATAATCTTTGGTGATTTAGATGAATTACAGATgaaagatatatcaaaattttttctagaatatttaaactATGAAGAAAATCTATTCATTATTTCCTCTGATTTCTGTCACTGGGGTAAAATCTATAATTTCACTATAATTAGTAAAGTATTTAATACTGTGAATGGGACTATTTATAAACTGGACGAATATGCGATGAAAACTATTTCAACTTTAGATCCCAATAAATTTCAGCAATATCTAAAtagattcaaaaataatatttgtggtCAAGTTCCAATAAGTTTGTTTCTTCATACTGTTAAATATGCTCTCGATAAGTACTTTGtagtttcattcaaatttttggaTTATACAGTTTGTAACACTACCAATACTTCATTTGTTGGATGTGCAGCTGCTGctttagtagttttttaatctactggggaaatcaaataattatatatttaattttttgtttatgagaGTGCCATATTTtttactcctatcttctttatcTGTATTTATCCTCAGATATTTTTCTTGAAgagttttttacttttcataacttttttatattttttcatacttattttatgtttatttaagtttacaaaaaGTAACAGTGAAATGATTACTTACTGACCATCTGTCAATACCATATTATTATGGTTCTCTAGTATATTATGTCAgatatgaagtaattaaaaattgtatttaaattatatacgttaaaaaaagttgaaatattttgagCTTTCACTGGCTTTCCATTGACTTCATAAATGTATCTatcattaatgtaatatattatgaaaggtataaaattaaaaataaattaactctgAAGATAGCGGTGATCAAAAGTTGttgagagtttttttttgtaaacttatgtaaattagtaatttttaataactttatatctCTAAAAATCATATAGGAAATAATGTGtcaaaaaaagtacatatttttattcatatttatagcCATcccattagataaaaaaattacttttagctTTTGAAGAAATATGATTTAAAGAAAGGTTACATTAGAAAATTTAGATGCAGTAGAAAACTCTCTACACTTGTATGAGTTTGTAAAATAGA of Lycorma delicatula isolate Av1 chromosome 9, ASM4794821v1, whole genome shotgun sequence contains these proteins:
- the LOC142330210 gene encoding protein MEMO1-like, which produces MRNIYNLILLFFITVVIFTETLRTRKTRIPRINVRRYTRKRVTRATKPVIKREKERPLSFSGISYEYDKKKLTKQIDEWVNSKPIVYSPARAIIVPHADLRLCGNITGNAFRQIDKTIIKRVFLIGPSHYFQFQEGRLTPSLYYQTPFNSIEIDTEVYSKLIKTGHFMYMDEAQDELEHSLENVLPFLGRVMGRRHFKLVPIIFGDLDELQMKDISKFFLEYLNYEENLFIISSDFCHWGKIYNFTIISKVFNTVNGTIYKLDEYAMKTISTLDPNKFQQYLNRFKNNICGQVPISLFLHTVKYALDKYFVVSFKFLDYTVCNTTNTSFVGCAAAALVVF